A section of the Ciceribacter thiooxidans genome encodes:
- a CDS encoding DUF1839 family protein, with protein sequence MAAVFPGLDPAGYTPHALHASERMWPETNCYVDLWIEVLASLGLTPEAMLGFTLTQDFEGDQFTFFKVPLEDLEALYGIRCTELAIFDTVEAHVGEQIARGRLCLVEMDSFFMPDTRGVGYRLEHGKTTVAINRLDPASRSMDYFHNGGFFHVEGDDFDGLFHRQASHEELPFLPYTEFAKFPEKRTDERTTREVATALIRHHFSRRPSANPIAAFAEVFPTQVEAIAERPFGFFHKYAFNTLRQVGANFELLASHLEWLLPETTGDERQQALKISETAKSVQFQLARAIARRKFEPLTGALAPAAEAWDGLMEGLGKQLA encoded by the coding sequence ATGGCTGCCGTCTTTCCCGGGCTGGACCCCGCCGGCTACACACCGCATGCCCTTCACGCAAGCGAGCGGATGTGGCCCGAGACCAACTGCTACGTCGATCTCTGGATCGAGGTGCTGGCTTCGCTCGGGCTCACGCCCGAGGCGATGCTGGGCTTCACCTTGACCCAGGACTTCGAAGGCGACCAGTTCACCTTCTTCAAGGTACCGCTGGAAGATCTCGAAGCCCTCTACGGTATCCGCTGCACGGAGCTTGCGATCTTCGACACGGTCGAGGCGCATGTTGGCGAGCAGATCGCCCGTGGGCGGCTCTGCCTCGTCGAGATGGACAGTTTCTTCATGCCGGACACGCGCGGCGTCGGCTATCGCCTCGAGCACGGCAAGACGACAGTCGCGATCAACCGCCTCGACCCGGCCAGCCGCAGCATGGATTACTTCCATAACGGCGGCTTCTTCCACGTCGAGGGAGACGACTTCGACGGACTCTTTCACCGCCAAGCATCGCACGAGGAATTGCCGTTCCTGCCCTATACGGAGTTCGCGAAATTTCCGGAAAAGCGGACGGACGAGCGCACGACGCGCGAGGTCGCAACAGCACTGATCCGGCATCATTTCTCCCGCCGGCCCTCTGCCAATCCGATCGCAGCGTTTGCCGAGGTCTTCCCGACGCAGGTCGAAGCCATCGCAGAACGCCCCTTTGGCTTCTTCCACAAATACGCCTTCAACACGTTGCGGCAGGTCGGTGCCAATTTCGAGCTTCTGGCAAGTCATCTCGAATGGCTGCTGCCGGAAACGACCGGAGACGAACGCCAGCAAGCGCTGAAGATCTCGGAGACGGCGAAATCCGTCCAGTTCCAGCTCGCCCGGGCGATCGCCCGGCGCAAGTTCGAGCCCCTCACCGGAGCCCTCGCACCGGCTGCGGAAGCATGGGACGGCCTGATGGAAGGACTGGGCAAGCAGCTTGCCTGA
- a CDS encoding amino acid--[acyl-carrier-protein] ligase, whose translation MDMQRSFLDRLFDSGLLIETGVDGLYGRGGRFEDVIAAFERLIDRFGGADGAEAIRFPPGMNRAYFEKSGYMRSFPQLAGTVHSFCGSELDHVSLLKCMDADEDWTAEQKATDIVLTPAACYPLYPTVAKRGNLPAGGGLYDLQSYCFRHEPSNDPARQQLFRMREYVRMGTQADVTEFRQIWMDRGVEMMKAVGLPVEIDVANDPFFGRAGKMLANNQRDQNLKFELLIPITSTTSPTACMSFNYHQDAFGTKWGLNLEDGSVAHTACVGFGLERIALALFHHHGLDTEQWPASVRQTLWG comes from the coding sequence ATGGACATGCAGAGAAGTTTCCTCGACCGCCTGTTCGATTCCGGCCTCCTCATCGAGACCGGTGTCGACGGACTTTACGGCCGCGGCGGCCGCTTCGAAGACGTGATCGCTGCGTTCGAGCGGCTGATCGACCGCTTCGGCGGCGCCGATGGTGCTGAAGCGATCCGCTTCCCACCCGGCATGAACCGCGCCTATTTCGAAAAAAGCGGCTACATGCGGAGCTTCCCGCAGCTCGCCGGCACGGTGCACAGCTTCTGCGGCAGCGAACTTGATCATGTCAGCCTGCTGAAATGCATGGATGCCGACGAGGACTGGACCGCCGAGCAGAAGGCGACGGACATCGTGCTGACGCCGGCGGCCTGCTATCCGCTCTATCCGACGGTCGCCAAGCGCGGCAACCTGCCGGCCGGCGGCGGTCTCTATGACCTGCAGTCCTATTGCTTCCGCCACGAGCCCTCCAACGACCCGGCACGCCAGCAACTGTTCCGCATGCGCGAATACGTCCGCATGGGGACGCAGGCCGACGTGACCGAGTTCCGCCAGATCTGGATGGATCGCGGAGTCGAAATGATGAAGGCCGTCGGACTGCCGGTTGAGATCGACGTCGCAAATGATCCGTTCTTCGGACGTGCAGGCAAGATGCTCGCCAACAACCAGCGCGACCAGAATCTCAAGTTCGAGCTGCTGATCCCGATCACCTCGACGACCAGCCCGACCGCGTGCATGAGCTTCAACTACCATCAGGATGCCTTCGGCACGAAATGGGGCCTCAACCTCGAAGACGGCTCTGTCGCCCACACTGCATGCGTCGGCTTTGGGCTGGAACGCATCGCGCTGGCGCTCTTCCATCACCACGGCCTCGACACTGAACAATGGCCGGCGTCGGTACGCCAGACACTCTGGGGCTGA
- a CDS encoding acyl-CoA dehydrogenase family protein, translated as MDASATASEKNLKSRVNHVATVAAAYADEVDRDSRFPKEAVDAMKAERLLGIMIPEELGGEGLSISEIAELCSTLGQACASSAMIFAMHQIKTSSLVTHGNDADWHRNFMRRIAAEQLLLGSATTEAGIGGNLRNSICAIDAKDGRCFLEKDATVISYGVESDAILITSRSHKDAASSDQVMTVFLKDQYTIDKTHVWDTLGMRGTCSDGFMFRGEAPAEQVLPHPFAEIAAQSMLATAHLLWSSVWYGIALDAFTRAQNFVRAAARKAPGTQPPGLVQLAELSSQLQVIRSNIVGGLRSYEDACKDQDRLSSMGFAVAMNNVKIASSEMILPIINQAMRICGIMGYKNGTPYSLGRHLRDAHSAQLMISNDRILGNTSNMLLVHKQETSLLG; from the coding sequence ATGGACGCCTCCGCCACCGCATCCGAGAAGAACCTGAAAAGCCGCGTCAACCACGTGGCCACCGTCGCCGCCGCCTATGCGGATGAGGTCGACCGCGACAGCCGCTTCCCGAAGGAAGCCGTCGATGCAATGAAGGCCGAGCGCCTGCTCGGCATCATGATCCCCGAGGAACTCGGCGGCGAAGGTCTCTCCATTTCGGAGATCGCCGAACTCTGCTCGACGCTCGGCCAGGCATGTGCCTCGAGCGCGATGATCTTCGCGATGCACCAGATCAAGACCTCGAGCCTCGTCACGCATGGCAACGACGCCGACTGGCACCGGAATTTCATGCGCCGCATCGCCGCCGAACAGCTGCTGCTCGGCTCCGCCACGACCGAAGCCGGCATCGGCGGAAACCTGAGAAACAGCATCTGCGCGATCGACGCGAAGGACGGCCGCTGCTTCCTCGAAAAGGATGCGACCGTGATTTCCTACGGCGTCGAATCCGACGCGATCCTGATCACCTCGCGCAGCCACAAGGACGCGGCATCCTCCGACCAGGTCATGACCGTGTTCCTGAAAGACCAGTACACGATCGACAAGACCCATGTCTGGGATACGCTGGGTATGCGCGGCACCTGCTCCGACGGGTTCATGTTCCGCGGCGAGGCGCCTGCCGAACAGGTCCTGCCCCATCCGTTCGCGGAGATCGCCGCGCAGTCGATGCTCGCGACCGCCCATCTCCTCTGGAGCTCCGTCTGGTACGGGATTGCACTGGACGCCTTCACGCGCGCGCAGAACTTCGTGCGTGCGGCCGCTCGCAAGGCGCCCGGTACGCAGCCGCCCGGCCTCGTCCAGCTCGCAGAGCTTTCGAGCCAGCTTCAGGTCATCAGGTCCAACATCGTCGGTGGTCTGCGGTCGTATGAAGACGCCTGCAAGGACCAGGACCGGCTGTCCTCCATGGGCTTCGCGGTCGCGATGAACAACGTCAAGATCGCCTCCTCCGAGATGATCCTGCCGATCATCAACCAGGCCATGCGTATCTGCGGCATCATGGGCTATAAGAACGGCACGCCCTACAGCCTCGGACGCCACCTGCGGGACGCTCATTCGGCGCAGCTGATGATTTCCAACGACCGCATCCTTGGAAATACGTCGAACATGCTTCTGGTGCACAAACAAGAAACAAGCTTGCTGGGGTGA
- a CDS encoding acyl carrier protein: MNGEIRALLAKLGGLPVSIDTIDDNGDLYAAGLSSFASVQLMLGLEEAFDIEFPDHLLNRKSFASIAAIENTVKTILADREVA, from the coding sequence ATGAACGGAGAAATTCGGGCTCTGCTCGCAAAACTCGGCGGATTGCCTGTGTCGATCGACACGATCGACGACAATGGCGACCTTTACGCCGCCGGACTTTCTTCCTTCGCGTCCGTCCAGCTCATGCTGGGACTTGAAGAAGCTTTCGACATTGAGTTTCCGGACCACTTGCTGAATCGCAAATCCTTCGCCAGCATCGCCGCCATCGAGAATACGGTGAAGACGATCCTGGCCGACAGAGAGGTCGCGTGA
- a CDS encoding lysine-2,3-aminomutase-like protein, with product MMVARSITTVDELVAAGLISAGEEASAATVAEHYAIAVTPAMTDLIDPSDPHDPIAAQFVPTAAELVRTEEERDDPIGDRPFTPLPGIVHRYPDRVLLKVVHVCPVYCRFCFRREMVGPQGDGTLTAEQLSAALDYIRANAGIWEVILTGGDPLVLSARRLADIMRQLATIPHVKIVRIHSRVPVVDPERIDDTMIDALKQGGKTVYVALHANHPRELSETARHACARLIDAGVVMVSQTVLLKGVNDDVRVLEELMRAFVENRIKPYYLHHPDLAPGTGHFRMSITEGQALVRALRARLSGLCIPAYILDIPGGHGKVEISERALAGDPDAGYCVTDPQGKTHPYPVKK from the coding sequence ATGATGGTGGCCCGCAGCATCACGACCGTCGACGAGCTCGTCGCGGCGGGCTTGATTTCAGCCGGAGAAGAAGCGTCCGCTGCAACCGTCGCCGAGCACTACGCGATCGCCGTCACACCGGCGATGACGGACCTCATCGACCCCTCCGATCCACACGATCCGATCGCCGCGCAATTCGTCCCGACCGCGGCCGAGCTCGTCCGGACCGAGGAAGAACGCGACGACCCGATCGGCGACCGGCCGTTCACGCCGCTGCCCGGCATCGTCCATCGCTACCCCGACCGGGTGCTGCTGAAGGTCGTTCACGTCTGCCCGGTCTACTGTCGCTTCTGCTTCCGTCGTGAGATGGTCGGCCCGCAGGGAGACGGCACACTCACGGCCGAGCAACTGTCCGCCGCCCTCGACTACATCCGGGCGAACGCCGGGATCTGGGAGGTCATCCTGACCGGCGGCGACCCACTCGTCCTCTCGGCGCGGCGCCTCGCCGACATCATGCGGCAGCTGGCGACGATCCCGCATGTGAAGATCGTCCGCATCCATAGCCGCGTGCCGGTCGTTGACCCGGAAAGGATCGACGACACGATGATCGACGCCCTGAAACAGGGCGGCAAGACGGTCTATGTCGCCCTTCACGCGAACCATCCACGCGAGCTTTCGGAAACCGCCCGGCACGCCTGCGCGCGGCTGATCGACGCCGGCGTCGTGATGGTGAGCCAGACGGTGCTCCTGAAGGGCGTCAACGACGACGTGAGGGTGCTCGAGGAACTGATGCGCGCCTTCGTCGAGAACCGCATCAAGCCCTATTACCTCCATCACCCGGACCTTGCGCCCGGCACCGGCCATTTCCGCATGTCGATCACGGAAGGTCAGGCGCTCGTGCGCGCGCTCAGGGCACGTCTCTCCGGTCTTTGCATTCCCGCCTATATCCTGGACATTCCCGGCGGCCACGGTAAGGTCGAGATCAGCGAGCGGGCCCTGGCCGGAGACCCGGACGCCGGCTACTGCGTCACTGACCCGCAGGGCAAAACGCACCCCTATCCGGTAAAGAAGTAA
- the epmA gene encoding EF-P lysine aminoacylase EpmA yields the protein MTGRSTATPPWWTPSTHADRRPFLLGRNAIQAKLRVFFAERNFVEVDTATLQVSPGNEAHLHAFATAATGPDGRSAPLFLHTSPEFACKKLLAAGEKRIACFAHVYRNRERGPLHHPEFTMLEWYRAGESYEQLMADCADILALAAETTKTRAFTWRGRTVDPFLEPERLSVAGAFERFAGIDLLGSVEESGATDRDRLAADLRKAGIRFAEDDTWADLFSRVLVEKIEPNLGFGRATILDEYPVSEAALARPSAGDRRVAERFELYACGVELANAFGELTDAAEQRRRFEAEMMEKQRVYGETYPLDEDFLAALDIMPEASGIALGFDRLVMLATGAPRIEHVLWAPVAEIG from the coding sequence ATGACCGGCCGAAGCACCGCTACACCGCCCTGGTGGACGCCGTCGACCCACGCCGATCGCCGTCCGTTTCTCCTCGGACGCAACGCGATCCAGGCGAAGCTGCGCGTCTTCTTTGCTGAGCGTAACTTCGTCGAAGTCGATACCGCGACGCTGCAGGTTTCGCCGGGCAACGAGGCGCATCTCCACGCATTCGCGACCGCCGCGACCGGGCCGGACGGACGGTCGGCACCGCTTTTCCTGCACACCTCACCGGAATTTGCCTGCAAGAAGCTGCTCGCCGCCGGCGAAAAACGCATCGCCTGCTTTGCCCATGTCTATCGCAACCGCGAACGTGGCCCGCTGCATCATCCCGAATTCACGATGCTGGAATGGTATCGCGCCGGGGAATCCTACGAGCAGTTGATGGCCGACTGCGCCGACATCCTGGCGCTCGCAGCAGAGACGACGAAGACCCGCGCATTTACCTGGCGGGGACGTACCGTCGACCCGTTCCTCGAACCGGAACGGCTGAGCGTCGCCGGAGCCTTCGAGCGTTTCGCGGGGATCGACCTGCTGGGCTCGGTCGAAGAGAGCGGTGCGACAGACCGCGATCGTCTGGCCGCCGACCTGCGCAAGGCCGGCATCCGCTTCGCCGAGGACGATACCTGGGCCGATCTCTTCAGCCGTGTTCTGGTGGAGAAGATCGAGCCGAACCTCGGCTTCGGCCGGGCAACGATCCTCGATGAGTATCCGGTGAGCGAGGCGGCACTCGCCCGCCCGTCCGCCGGAGATCGTCGGGTCGCCGAGCGCTTCGAGCTCTATGCCTGCGGCGTGGAACTCGCCAACGCCTTCGGCGAATTGACGGATGCTGCCGAGCAGCGACGGCGGTTCGAGGCGGAAATGATGGAGAAGCAGCGCGTCTACGGCGAGACCTATCCGCTGGACGAGGATTTCCTTGCCGCCCTCGACATCATGCCGGAAGCGAGCGGCATCGCGCTCGGTTTCGACCGGCTGGTGATGCTCGCAACGGGCGCACCGCGGATCGAACACGTCCTGTGGGCACCGGTCGCGGAGATCGGATGA
- the efp gene encoding elongation factor P has protein sequence MVKVIASSVRKGNVLEVDGKLYVVLTAENFHPGKGTPVTQVNMRRIVDGVKVSERWRTTEQVERAFVEDLNFQFLYEDGEGFHFMNPETYDQVVVDVETMGDQKAYLQEGMTCVLSIHEGVPLAIELPRHVTLEIVETEPVVKGQTASSSYKPAMLSNGIRTLVPPHIDAGTRVVIATEDNSYVERAKN, from the coding sequence ATGGTCAAGGTTATCGCCTCCTCCGTCCGCAAGGGCAATGTTCTCGAAGTCGACGGCAAGCTCTACGTCGTGCTCACGGCCGAAAACTTCCATCCGGGCAAGGGCACCCCGGTCACGCAGGTGAACATGCGCCGCATCGTCGACGGCGTGAAGGTGTCCGAGCGCTGGCGCACCACCGAGCAGGTCGAGCGCGCCTTCGTCGAAGACCTGAACTTCCAGTTCCTTTACGAGGACGGCGAAGGCTTTCACTTCATGAACCCGGAAACCTATGATCAGGTCGTCGTCGACGTCGAAACCATGGGCGACCAGAAGGCCTATCTGCAGGAAGGCATGACCTGCGTTCTGTCGATCCACGAAGGCGTGCCGCTCGCCATCGAGCTGCCGCGCCACGTCACGCTCGAAATCGTCGAGACCGAGCCGGTCGTGAAGGGCCAGACGGCTTCCTCGTCCTACAAGCCGGCAATGCTCTCGAACGGCATTCGTACCTTGGTGCCGCCGCATATCGACGCTGGCACCCGCGTCGTCATCGCGACCGAAGACAATTCCTACGTCGAGCGCGCCAAGAACTAA
- a CDS encoding NAD-dependent succinate-semialdehyde dehydrogenase: protein MAISNSLTSKLKDPSLATDRALVGADWVSQSESGKTFEVTNPANGEVIATLPDLGKGEVSLAIDAAHKAQKAWARKTGKERAAVLRKLYDLMVAHADDLATILTMEMGKPWPEARGEVLYGASYVEWFGEEAKRVYGDTIPGHQSDKRILVIKQPVGVVGAITPWNFPNAMLARKMAPAVAVGCAMVSKPAAQTPLSALALAILAERAGLPAGVFSVITSTDAAMVGKEFCENDKVRKLTFTGSTNVGRILMRQGADQIMKLGLELGGNAPFIVFDDADLDAAVEGAMISKYRNAGQTCVCANRLYIQSGVYDAFAAKLAERVSKMKVGDGFAEGVTTGPLIDENALKKVEEHVSDAVSKGAKVALGGKPADQGGLFFQPTILTGVTSDMKVAVEETFGPVAPLFKFETEEEVIELANDTEFGLASYFFSKDVSKIFRVAEALEYGMVGVNTGLISTEVAPFGGIKQSGLGREGSKYGIDDYTEIKYMCLGIEI, encoded by the coding sequence ATGGCGATCTCGAACAGCCTCACATCGAAACTCAAGGATCCGTCGCTTGCGACGGATCGAGCCCTTGTCGGCGCCGACTGGGTTTCGCAGAGCGAAAGCGGCAAGACCTTCGAAGTCACCAACCCGGCGAACGGTGAAGTCATCGCCACCCTGCCCGACCTCGGCAAGGGGGAAGTGAGCCTCGCGATCGATGCTGCCCACAAGGCGCAGAAGGCTTGGGCGCGCAAGACCGGCAAGGAACGGGCCGCGGTCCTCCGCAAGCTCTACGACCTGATGGTCGCCCATGCCGACGATCTCGCCACCATCCTGACGATGGAAATGGGCAAGCCCTGGCCCGAGGCCCGCGGCGAGGTCCTCTACGGTGCCTCCTACGTCGAATGGTTCGGCGAGGAAGCCAAGCGCGTCTACGGCGACACGATCCCAGGCCACCAGTCCGACAAGCGGATCCTCGTGATCAAGCAGCCGGTCGGTGTCGTCGGCGCGATCACGCCGTGGAACTTCCCGAACGCCATGCTGGCCCGCAAGATGGCACCGGCCGTCGCCGTCGGCTGCGCGATGGTGTCGAAGCCGGCCGCGCAGACGCCGCTTTCGGCTCTGGCGCTCGCGATCCTCGCGGAACGGGCCGGTTTGCCGGCTGGCGTCTTCTCGGTCATCACCTCGACCGATGCCGCCATGGTCGGCAAGGAATTCTGCGAGAATGACAAGGTCCGCAAGCTGACCTTCACCGGCTCGACCAATGTCGGCCGGATCCTGATGCGCCAGGGTGCCGACCAGATCATGAAGCTCGGCCTCGAGCTCGGCGGCAACGCCCCGTTCATCGTCTTCGACGACGCGGATCTCGACGCCGCCGTCGAAGGGGCCATGATCTCCAAGTACCGCAATGCCGGCCAGACCTGCGTCTGCGCCAACCGTCTCTACATCCAGTCTGGCGTCTACGATGCCTTTGCGGCCAAGCTCGCCGAGCGGGTATCGAAGATGAAGGTCGGCGACGGCTTTGCCGAAGGCGTGACAACCGGCCCGCTGATCGACGAGAACGCCCTGAAGAAAGTCGAGGAGCACGTCTCCGACGCAGTCTCCAAGGGCGCGAAGGTGGCACTGGGCGGCAAACCGGCCGACCAGGGCGGCCTGTTCTTCCAGCCGACGATCCTGACCGGCGTCACCTCCGACATGAAGGTTGCCGTCGAAGAGACCTTCGGCCCGGTGGCCCCGCTCTTCAAGTTCGAGACGGAAGAGGAAGTGATCGAACTCGCCAACGACACCGAGTTCGGGCTCGCCTCCTACTTCTTCTCGAAGGACGTCTCGAAGATCTTCCGCGTCGCGGAGGCCCTGGAATACGGCATGGTCGGCGTCAATACCGGCCTGATCTCGACCGAGGTCGCCCCCTTCGGCGGCATCAAGCAGTCTGGTCTCGGCCGGGAAGGCTCCAAGTACGGGATCGATGACTACACCGAGATCAAGTACATGTGCCTCGGCATCGAAATCTGA
- a CDS encoding 4-aminobutyrate--2-oxoglutarate transaminase, whose amino-acid sequence MKNSEISARKNEAISRGVGMTTQVYAAKAENAEVWDVEGRRYIDFAGGIAVLNTGHRHPKVIDAVKKQLDCFTHTCHQVMPYENYVALAERLNKLLPGDFPKKTIFATTGAEAVENAVKIARCATGRSAVIAFTGGFHGRTFMGMALTGKVVPYKVGFGAMMGDVFHVPFPIEMHGIDVETSLDVLDKLFKADVDPKRVAAIIIEPVQGEGGFYEVPRALMKALRQICDEHGILLIADEVQTGFARTGKLFAMQHHDVAADLVTMAKSLAGGFPLSAVTGRAELMDAPGPGGLGGTYAGNPLAIAAAHAVLDVIEEEKLCDRANQLGARLKQRLQGLRSDVAQISDIRGPGFMIAVEFAVPGSTKPNADFTNAVRLRALEKGVILLTCGVYSNVVRFLAPITIQDEVFNEALDVIESSIRECAQEAK is encoded by the coding sequence ATGAAAAACTCCGAAATCTCAGCCCGCAAGAACGAGGCCATCTCCCGCGGCGTCGGCATGACGACGCAGGTCTATGCAGCAAAGGCCGAGAACGCCGAAGTCTGGGACGTCGAAGGACGCCGCTATATCGACTTCGCCGGCGGCATCGCCGTGCTCAACACCGGCCATCGCCATCCGAAGGTGATCGACGCGGTCAAGAAGCAGCTCGACTGCTTCACCCACACCTGCCACCAGGTCATGCCTTATGAGAACTATGTAGCGCTGGCCGAGCGGCTCAATAAGCTCCTTCCCGGCGACTTTCCGAAGAAGACGATCTTTGCGACCACCGGCGCCGAAGCCGTCGAGAACGCCGTCAAGATCGCGCGCTGCGCCACCGGCCGCTCCGCGGTGATCGCCTTCACCGGCGGTTTCCATGGCCGCACCTTCATGGGCATGGCACTGACCGGCAAGGTCGTGCCCTACAAGGTCGGCTTCGGTGCGATGATGGGCGATGTCTTCCACGTCCCCTTCCCGATCGAGATGCACGGCATCGATGTCGAGACCTCGCTCGACGTTCTCGACAAGCTCTTCAAGGCCGATGTCGATCCGAAGCGCGTTGCCGCGATCATCATCGAGCCGGTCCAGGGCGAAGGCGGTTTCTATGAAGTCCCGCGTGCGCTGATGAAGGCGCTGCGCCAGATTTGCGACGAACACGGCATCCTGCTGATCGCCGACGAAGTGCAGACCGGCTTTGCCCGTACCGGCAAGCTCTTCGCCATGCAGCATCATGACGTCGCCGCCGACCTGGTGACGATGGCCAAGAGCCTCGCAGGCGGCTTCCCGCTGTCGGCAGTCACCGGCCGCGCCGAGCTCATGGATGCGCCCGGCCCCGGCGGTCTCGGCGGCACCTATGCCGGTAACCCGCTGGCGATCGCCGCAGCGCACGCCGTGCTCGACGTCATCGAGGAAGAGAAGCTCTGCGATCGTGCCAACCAGCTCGGCGCACGCCTGAAGCAGCGCCTTCAGGGACTGCGCTCCGACGTCGCGCAGATCTCGGATATCCGGGGCCCCGGCTTCATGATCGCCGTCGAGTTCGCCGTACCCGGCTCGACCAAGCCGAATGCGGACTTCACCAATGCGGTTCGCTTGAGGGCGCTCGAAAAGGGTGTCATCCTGCTGACCTGCGGCGTCTACTCCAACGTCGTCCGGTTCCTGGCGCCGATCACGATCCAGGACGAGGTCTTCAACGAAGCGCTCGACGTGATCGAGAGCTCGATCCGCGAATGCGCGCAGGAGGCAAAGTAA
- a CDS encoding MerR family transcriptional regulator, whose product MDDIRFRIAEAARMAGVSPSTLRLWETQELIRPIRTPSGQRLYDHDLVERLKTIAWLRSEKGLNPAAIRETLPEEGMAEEEEGDSGHSGVPAEDGGEVPIGLKVRHLRRQAGKTLEAVAQATEVSISQLSTFERTSQGLSFTALHAVATCLGTTIASLGGREKRDARESLIREGKWPSWPTTASGVTIQTLAEGNNMMECHRFQLAPGASSEGAYQHEGEEFIHVLAGSLAIILDGDQFFDLHAGDSFYFESRRPHSWRNSFDGETVLIWINTPATF is encoded by the coding sequence ATGGACGATATCCGCTTCAGGATTGCCGAGGCCGCACGGATGGCAGGGGTTTCCCCGTCCACCCTGCGGCTTTGGGAGACACAGGAGCTCATACGGCCGATTCGTACACCGTCGGGGCAACGGCTCTATGACCACGACCTCGTCGAACGGTTGAAGACCATCGCCTGGCTCCGCAGTGAGAAAGGCCTCAATCCGGCGGCGATCCGTGAGACGCTGCCGGAGGAGGGGATGGCCGAAGAGGAGGAAGGCGACAGCGGCCATTCCGGCGTGCCGGCAGAGGACGGGGGAGAGGTGCCGATCGGCCTCAAGGTCCGGCATCTGCGCCGGCAGGCGGGCAAGACGCTCGAGGCCGTCGCGCAGGCGACCGAGGTCTCCATTTCCCAGCTTTCGACCTTCGAGCGGACCTCACAGGGGCTTTCCTTCACCGCCTTGCACGCCGTCGCCACATGCCTCGGCACGACGATCGCCTCGCTCGGCGGTCGGGAGAAGCGGGATGCGCGGGAGTCGCTGATCCGCGAAGGCAAATGGCCGAGTTGGCCCACAACCGCCTCCGGCGTCACGATCCAGACGCTCGCCGAGGGCAACAATATGATGGAGTGCCATCGGTTTCAGCTGGCACCCGGCGCGTCGAGCGAAGGCGCCTATCAGCATGAGGGCGAGGAATTCATCCATGTCCTTGCCGGGAGCCTCGCCATCATCCTCGACGGCGACCAGTTCTTCGACCTCCATGCCGGAGACAGTTTCTATTTCGAGAGCCGCAGGCCGCACTCGTGGCGAAACAGCTTCGACGGCGAAACAGTGCTCATCTGGATCAACACGCCGGCGACCTTCTGA